A single region of the Parasphingorhabdus litoris DSM 22379 genome encodes:
- a CDS encoding cyclase family protein — protein MMRMMVTLLIGAALAVPAVAQDSDKDWYPSKYGAEDTKGAMNNLSPEGTVNAAKLVKTGKTYALGVVTGPTTPAYPPRSYSATVLQTNDGQGGSMGANKVTAHDDIIHSWVGIGTQIDGFAHLGIDHKYYNGVKGSDFYSPAGVTKYGTETILPTATRGVLLDMTKYYGKAVLDPGTAFNRAEIDAAAKAAGVTIGKGDVVLFHTGWMTKSSSDPQGYIAQQPGLGVQGAEYLASLDVVMVGADTAALEAIPFEDPTKPFIVHQTLLAKHGVHILESINTAELAKDGATEFMFVLGQPRFKGAVQMVINPVAIR, from the coding sequence ATGATGCGTATGATGGTTACTTTGTTGATCGGGGCGGCCCTTGCGGTGCCCGCTGTAGCGCAGGACTCTGATAAAGACTGGTATCCCAGCAAATATGGTGCGGAAGACACCAAGGGCGCGATGAACAACCTGTCGCCAGAGGGGACTGTCAACGCGGCCAAGCTAGTAAAGACTGGCAAGACCTATGCTTTGGGCGTGGTAACCGGGCCGACAACCCCGGCCTATCCGCCACGCTCTTACAGCGCCACAGTGCTGCAGACCAATGACGGGCAGGGCGGGTCGATGGGCGCGAACAAGGTCACCGCGCATGATGATATCATTCATAGCTGGGTTGGCATCGGGACGCAGATTGATGGTTTTGCGCATCTCGGCATCGACCACAAATATTATAACGGCGTGAAGGGGAGCGATTTTTATTCGCCTGCCGGTGTCACGAAATATGGCACGGAGACAATCCTGCCGACTGCGACACGCGGCGTGCTGCTCGATATGACGAAATATTATGGCAAGGCGGTGCTCGATCCCGGCACCGCGTTTAACCGCGCAGAGATTGACGCAGCGGCGAAGGCAGCGGGCGTGACGATCGGCAAAGGAGATGTGGTGCTGTTCCACACCGGCTGGATGACCAAGAGCAGCAGCGATCCGCAGGGTTATATTGCGCAGCAGCCGGGACTTGGGGTCCAAGGAGCGGAATATCTGGCGTCACTGGATGTCGTGATGGTGGGCGCGGACACTGCGGCACTGGAGGCGATTCCATTCGAGGATCCGACGAAACCCTTTATCGTGCATCAGACTTTGCTCGCTAAACATGGTGTGCACATCTTGGAGAGCATCAACACGGCGGAGCTTGCTAAAGACGGAGCGACCGAATTCATGTTCGTGCTGGGTCAACCACGCTTTAAGGGCGCAGTGCAAATGGTGATCAATCCGGTGGCGATACGTTAG
- a CDS encoding GFA family protein: MTNPPKPAETKERKGHCLCGAVQITAHQASTEVGACHCHMCRRWGGGPAFELDCGTDVTIMGEDNIAVYNSSEWAERGFCKACGTNLYYRLKEPGQYLIASAIFDDEDGLNFTTQVYIDDKPDYYSLAEQTNNLTGAEVEALYASQAK; encoded by the coding sequence ATGACCAATCCCCCCAAGCCAGCTGAGACCAAAGAACGTAAAGGCCATTGCCTCTGCGGAGCGGTCCAGATTACTGCACATCAGGCCAGCACAGAGGTCGGCGCTTGCCATTGTCACATGTGCCGGCGTTGGGGTGGTGGTCCGGCCTTTGAGCTTGATTGCGGCACCGATGTAACCATCATGGGCGAAGACAATATCGCCGTTTATAATTCCTCGGAATGGGCGGAGCGGGGCTTTTGCAAAGCCTGCGGCACCAATTTGTATTACCGGTTGAAAGAACCCGGTCAGTATTTGATCGCCAGCGCAATCTTCGACGATGAAGATGGCCTCAACTTCACAACGCAGGTCTATATTGACGACAAACCCGACTATTATAGCCTGGCCGAGCAAACCAACAATCTGACCGGCGCAGAGGTGGAAGCGCTATATGCGTCACAAGCGAAATAG
- a CDS encoding DoxX family protein, translating into MTAKRRDSSPVSETIVRRFFRFLLTAFYLIAGIAHIQSPAGFMAITPDWVPFPQQVVFLTGIAEIAGAIGLLIPPRLVPHIRYAAGIGLALYALCVYPANINHAVNNIAIGGETASWAYHGPRLLFQPVFIWWALIAGGVTNWPFRHRSSAL; encoded by the coding sequence GTGACGGCAAAGAGGCGAGACTCTTCACCGGTTTCGGAGACAATAGTTCGCCGGTTCTTCCGCTTCCTGCTCACGGCCTTTTACCTGATCGCCGGTATCGCGCATATCCAAAGCCCAGCCGGGTTTATGGCCATCACCCCGGACTGGGTGCCCTTTCCCCAACAGGTCGTATTCCTGACCGGCATTGCTGAGATTGCCGGCGCGATTGGTCTCCTCATCCCGCCGCGGCTGGTGCCACATATCCGCTATGCCGCGGGGATAGGCCTCGCCCTTTATGCGCTTTGCGTCTATCCAGCGAACATCAATCACGCGGTCAACAATATTGCTATTGGCGGCGAAACAGCGAGTTGGGCTTATCATGGCCCGCGTTTATTGTTTCAGCCCGTTTTCATCTGGTGGGCATTGATTGCTGGAGGCGTCACCAACTGGCCATTTCGTCACAGATCATCGGCTCTCTGA
- a CDS encoding ion channel, with product MLAELLVSTAMVLLTVLIHGTGMYGLARLLRIEAREEAEEHIHPMSLRGVSVTLILVLGLFALHGIEIWLYAFVYLLLGALPTLPDAVYFSAITYATTGYNDDALNESWRMVAAIEGVNGIILLGWSTAFFVSVVHRMGGSK from the coding sequence ATGCTCGCAGAACTTCTCGTCAGCACCGCTATGGTGCTGCTCACCGTTTTGATCCATGGCACCGGTATGTATGGCCTCGCCCGCCTCTTGAGAATTGAGGCGCGAGAAGAAGCGGAGGAACATATACATCCGATGTCGCTGCGTGGAGTCTCGGTGACGTTGATCCTGGTACTCGGACTGTTTGCGCTCCATGGCATCGAAATCTGGCTCTATGCTTTTGTCTATCTTTTACTTGGCGCGCTTCCGACCCTACCCGATGCAGTCTATTTCTCTGCGATAACCTATGCCACCACCGGCTATAATGACGATGCTCTTAATGAGAGCTGGCGTATGGTTGCCGCGATCGAGGGCGTGAACGGCATCATTCTGCTGGGCTGGTCCACTGCCTTCTTCGTCTCCGTCGTCCACCGTATGGGTGGTAGCAAGTGA
- a CDS encoding DUF3429 domain-containing protein — protein MLNTIPMAPRLLGLAGLLPPFFLTLASLFGPLEWQWSALAIAYAYAALIFSFLGGVWWGLAASREDAPGWIYVAAVLPSLIALATYVPWILGWSWPGPSMLLLGLCIIASPLVDRRLFAAGREPAWMLTLRWILSVGLGLLTLTMAAIALVSTP, from the coding sequence ATGCTGAATACTATCCCGATGGCTCCGCGCCTGCTTGGTCTTGCCGGTCTTTTGCCGCCGTTCTTTCTGACGCTTGCCAGCCTGTTTGGACCGCTGGAATGGCAATGGAGCGCATTGGCGATTGCTTATGCCTATGCGGCGCTGATCTTCAGCTTTCTGGGAGGTGTCTGGTGGGGGCTGGCGGCTTCCCGTGAAGACGCACCGGGTTGGATTTATGTCGCGGCGGTGTTGCCCAGCCTGATTGCACTGGCGACTTATGTGCCGTGGATATTGGGATGGTCTTGGCCAGGTCCCTCAATGCTGCTGCTTGGTCTGTGCATAATCGCATCACCGCTGGTTGACCGACGGCTGTTTGCAGCGGGCAGGGAGCCGGCCTGGATGCTCACGCTACGCTGGATATTGTCTGTGGGTTTGGGGTTGTTGACTTTGACAATGGCGGCCATTGCACTGGTTTCGACGCCTTAA
- a CDS encoding cold-shock protein, which translates to MPTGTVKFFNTEKGYGFIAPEDGGDDSFVHITAVQAAGMQTLEKEQRITYDIETGNNGKKAAVNLQQA; encoded by the coding sequence ATGCCTACAGGCACCGTTAAATTTTTTAACACTGAAAAAGGCTACGGCTTTATTGCTCCGGAAGATGGCGGCGATGATAGTTTCGTACACATCACGGCGGTACAGGCCGCTGGTATGCAGACGCTCGAAAAAGAACAGCGCATTACCTACGATATTGAAACCGGAAATAATGGCAAGAAAGCCGCTGTGAATCTTCAGCAGGCTTAA
- a CDS encoding alpha/beta fold hydrolase: MKTLLRILLALIIILVAAFFIFRTPDTDRAEMIAKYSNEASQFVDDGAGGQIHYRDEGNKDGPAILLIHGSNSLLQTWEPVVALLGDKYRLISLDLYGHGLTGPQAQGDYSADANIAAATKVLDTVGVERAYWVGNSMGGWLSWRAGLAVPDRVSGLVLIDASGAQTDEKIKPYLGARLAQSSVGQLLLPEITPKFLVRSSLEENFAQPERLTDELVTRYWELLRFPGNRQASVARGKTPREPEKWAEVGNLKMPVLLLWGEQDKVIPVSHGKAFEEAIAGSKLIIYKDAGHLPMEETPDQVARDIGTWIAGTEALNGDAADDPEKEPEEVS; this comes from the coding sequence ATGAAAACCTTATTGCGCATTTTATTGGCCTTGATCATCATATTGGTCGCTGCCTTTTTCATTTTCCGAACGCCGGACACGGATCGCGCGGAAATGATCGCGAAATATAGCAATGAGGCGTCACAATTTGTTGATGACGGTGCCGGCGGGCAAATTCACTATCGCGATGAAGGTAACAAGGATGGCCCTGCAATCTTGCTCATCCACGGCTCGAACAGCCTGCTCCAGACCTGGGAACCGGTTGTGGCCTTGCTGGGCGACAAATACCGGCTGATCTCTCTCGATCTATACGGCCATGGCCTCACTGGTCCTCAGGCACAAGGTGATTATAGCGCGGATGCGAATATCGCGGCTGCGACGAAAGTGCTCGATACTGTGGGTGTTGAAAGGGCTTATTGGGTTGGTAACAGCATGGGCGGCTGGCTGTCATGGCGCGCGGGGCTTGCGGTTCCGGACCGGGTTTCAGGACTCGTCCTCATCGATGCCTCCGGTGCGCAAACGGATGAAAAGATAAAACCCTATCTGGGGGCAAGGCTGGCGCAATCATCTGTCGGGCAATTGCTACTGCCGGAAATCACGCCGAAATTCCTGGTCCGCTCTTCGCTCGAAGAAAATTTTGCGCAGCCGGAACGTCTGACCGATGAACTGGTGACACGCTATTGGGAGCTGCTGCGTTTTCCGGGCAATCGGCAGGCGTCTGTTGCGCGGGGTAAAACACCGCGCGAACCAGAAAAATGGGCCGAGGTTGGAAATCTGAAAATGCCGGTACTGTTGCTTTGGGGGGAACAGGACAAGGTTATTCCGGTGTCCCATGGCAAGGCTTTTGAAGAAGCTATCGCTGGATCCAAACTGATCATCTACAAAGATGCCGGCCACTTGCCGATGGAAGAAACACCCGATCAGGTGGCACGGGATATAGGAACGTGGATCGCCGGGACCGAAGCCCTGAATGGGGACGCCGCAGATGATCCGGAGAAGGAACCGGAAGAGGTAAGTTAA
- a CDS encoding DUF962 domain-containing protein, producing MSANRQKEHQSFETFWPFYLQEHSKPATRNMHYVGTSLVVLIALYSVLTTNWLLFLAMPLAGYFFAWIAHWRIEKNRPATFTYPLWSLIADFKMWGLWLTGRLKPELQKAGVEDA from the coding sequence ATGTCAGCGAACAGACAAAAAGAGCATCAAAGCTTTGAAACATTCTGGCCCTTCTATTTGCAGGAACATTCCAAGCCAGCAACGCGCAACATGCATTATGTCGGCACCAGCCTGGTGGTGCTCATCGCACTATATTCTGTCCTGACGACAAATTGGCTGCTGTTCCTCGCCATGCCGTTGGCCGGTTATTTCTTCGCATGGATTGCCCATTGGCGGATCGAGAAAAACCGTCCGGCAACATTTACCTATCCGCTCTGGTCCCTCATCGCGGATTTCAAAATGTGGGGTCTGTGGTTGACCGGACGTCTAAAGCCAGAGCTACAAAAAGCAGGCGTGGAAGACGCTTAA
- the ung gene encoding uracil-DNA glycosylase: MTETDRIKLHESWKTPLQPEFSSDYMAHLRTFLLEQKAAGKAIFPKGSEYFRALDLTPLDKVRVVILGQDPYHGPGQAHGLCFSVQPGVRPPPSLVNIYKELESDIGMQRPQHGFLESWAKQGVLLLNSVLTVQRAEAASHRGKGWEQFTDAIVRLIAAKQEPVVFLLWGSYAQKKAGFVQSVEQGGKHLVLKAPHPSPLSAHNGFFGCQHFSKTNAFLEHNGLPPINWSLPAV; this comes from the coding sequence ATGACCGAAACCGACCGCATCAAATTGCACGAAAGCTGGAAGACGCCGCTCCAGCCTGAATTTTCCAGCGACTATATGGCCCACCTGCGGACCTTTTTGCTGGAACAGAAAGCGGCTGGCAAAGCAATCTTCCCCAAGGGCAGCGAATATTTTCGAGCGCTTGACCTGACGCCGCTCGACAAGGTGCGTGTCGTGATCCTAGGGCAGGACCCTTATCATGGTCCGGGACAGGCGCATGGCTTGTGTTTCAGTGTCCAGCCCGGCGTGCGACCGCCACCGTCGCTGGTCAATATCTATAAAGAACTCGAAAGCGATATCGGGATGCAGCGGCCCCAGCATGGATTTCTGGAATCTTGGGCCAAACAAGGCGTGCTGCTGCTGAACAGCGTGCTGACGGTTCAAAGAGCGGAAGCGGCGTCCCATCGTGGCAAGGGGTGGGAACAGTTTACCGATGCCATCGTGCGCCTGATTGCGGCCAAGCAGGAGCCGGTCGTCTTTCTGCTGTGGGGCAGCTACGCGCAGAAAAAGGCCGGCTTTGTCCAGAGCGTCGAGCAAGGCGGCAAGCATTTGGTTTTGAAAGCACCGCACCCCTCTCCGCTGTCGGCGCATAACGGCTTTTTCGGATGTCAGCATTTCAGCAAGACCAATGCGTTTCTGGAACATAATGGCCTTCCGCCGATCAACTGGTCTTTGCCGGCTGTTTAA
- a CDS encoding beta-ketoacyl-ACP synthase III codes for MTNANIPVISATGLFTPTDSISNEELVSSFNAYVDLHNSENAAAISAGEVAELQHSSVEFIEKASGIKSRFVLSKDPILDPETMCPRLPERPDEEISILAEIGVKAAEQALERAGRKAEDVDAVLCACSNLQRAYPAIAVEIQDELGIGDGFGFDMNVACSSATFGIQTAADYIRSGSAKSVLVINPEICSGHLNWRDRDSHFIFGDVATAILVEAKDIAPAEHWEIIGTKLKTQFSNNIRNNFGFLNRTSPETRDEADKLFVQEGRKVFKEVVPMVAQMIVDQAERLGIEGSDLRRLWLHQANAGMNRLIAQRVLGHEANDDESPTVLDTYANTSSAGSIIAFHKHSEDLSGGDIGLICSFGAGYSAGTVFVRKAA; via the coding sequence ATGACCAACGCGAACATCCCCGTCATTTCTGCCACCGGCCTGTTCACCCCCACCGATAGCATTAGCAATGAAGAACTGGTGTCGAGCTTCAACGCCTATGTCGATTTACATAATAGCGAAAACGCAGCAGCCATTTCGGCTGGTGAGGTTGCCGAGTTACAACATAGCTCGGTTGAATTTATCGAAAAAGCATCAGGTATAAAATCACGCTTTGTCCTTTCAAAGGACCCGATCCTTGATCCTGAAACCATGTGTCCGCGATTGCCCGAACGGCCGGATGAGGAAATCTCCATCCTCGCTGAAATTGGTGTGAAGGCGGCCGAGCAGGCGCTGGAGCGGGCGGGACGCAAGGCAGAGGATGTCGACGCAGTGCTCTGTGCCTGTTCCAATCTTCAGCGGGCCTATCCGGCGATTGCCGTGGAGATTCAGGATGAGCTGGGTATTGGTGACGGTTTCGGTTTTGATATGAACGTGGCCTGTTCTTCCGCAACATTTGGTATTCAAACCGCGGCGGATTATATCCGTTCCGGTAGCGCCAAATCAGTATTGGTGATCAACCCTGAAATCTGCTCCGGTCATTTGAACTGGCGCGACAGAGACAGCCATTTCATCTTTGGCGATGTGGCGACGGCCATATTGGTGGAAGCCAAAGATATCGCGCCGGCAGAGCATTGGGAAATTATCGGGACAAAGCTCAAGACGCAGTTTTCGAATAATATCCGCAACAATTTCGGTTTCCTCAATCGCACCAGTCCGGAAACGCGCGATGAAGCGGACAAATTGTTTGTCCAGGAGGGGCGCAAGGTTTTCAAGGAAGTTGTGCCGATGGTCGCGCAGATGATTGTCGATCAGGCCGAAAGACTGGGCATTGAAGGATCGGATTTACGGCGTCTCTGGCTGCATCAGGCCAATGCCGGAATGAACCGTTTGATTGCCCAGCGTGTGCTTGGCCACGAAGCCAATGATGATGAAAGTCCGACGGTGCTCGACACCTATGCCAACACATCATCGGCAGGATCCATCATCGCCTTTCACAAGCATAGTGAAGATCTGTCGGGCGGCGATATTGGACTTATCTGTTCTTTTGGCGCAGGATATTCAGCAGGAACGGTTTTCGTACGAAAGGCCGCATGA
- a CDS encoding GFA family protein, producing the protein MIMTGQCLCGAVSYSVSGEPQMSGVCHCKNCQRQSGSAYSVLFAIANDQLNIEGDLTTYEDSSETGNIVERHFCGKCGSPLLSTLPTQPGVTFVKAGTLDDTSHLNPQVHFWTKSAQDWVMIDPNVPQMEGNPG; encoded by the coding sequence ATGATAATGACGGGACAATGCCTGTGTGGGGCGGTGAGCTATAGCGTTAGCGGGGAACCGCAAATGTCCGGTGTCTGTCATTGCAAGAACTGCCAACGTCAGTCGGGCAGTGCTTATTCTGTTCTATTCGCCATCGCCAATGATCAGTTGAACATCGAAGGCGATTTGACGACTTATGAAGATAGCAGCGAGACCGGCAACATTGTCGAGCGGCATTTTTGTGGGAAATGTGGTTCACCGCTGCTTTCCACGCTGCCGACACAGCCGGGTGTGACTTTCGTGAAAGCCGGTACATTGGATGATACCAGCCACCTGAACCCACAGGTACATTTCTGGACCAAAAGCGCTCAGGATTGGGTCATGATCGATCCCAATGTCCCGCAAATGGAAGGCAATCCGGGGTAG
- a CDS encoding alpha/beta hydrolase fold domain-containing protein, with translation MTSIRARLLAKALPLTGLKALFSDEAKLRASITKARAKKVAAPGKALHRKFVVTETARDGHPIFTLSPKSGSNRRILYIHGGAYVLDMQPGYWTLLGEMVHRTDAAVVAPCYPLTPEHDWQQSYDWMMPVYDALVDEVGADNIIIMGDSAGAGFTLGLTQLLRDQRKPLPNKIVLLSPWLDVTMTDPMQPALAQKDRILGIDGLRAAGEWWAGANGSVETSPVSPLHGNLENLPPTAVFTGTFDLLWPDARKMKEKAEEAGIYLDYFEFPAMQHVWMLFPIPEGKKARQQIAAFINADLGARA, from the coding sequence ATGACCAGTATAAGAGCCCGGCTGCTTGCCAAAGCCCTTCCACTTACCGGTTTAAAAGCGCTTTTCTCAGACGAGGCGAAACTCAGAGCGAGCATAACCAAAGCCCGTGCCAAAAAGGTTGCTGCACCCGGTAAGGCATTGCATCGCAAATTTGTGGTGACGGAAACCGCGAGAGACGGGCATCCGATATTCACATTGTCGCCGAAATCCGGCAGCAACCGGCGGATTTTATATATACATGGCGGGGCCTATGTTCTGGATATGCAGCCAGGATATTGGACATTGTTGGGAGAAATGGTGCATCGTACGGACGCCGCTGTGGTTGCGCCCTGCTATCCGTTGACGCCCGAACATGATTGGCAGCAAAGCTATGATTGGATGATGCCGGTCTATGATGCGCTGGTCGATGAAGTGGGCGCAGACAATATCATTATCATGGGGGATAGTGCGGGGGCCGGTTTCACACTCGGGCTTACACAATTACTGCGCGATCAAAGAAAACCCCTGCCAAACAAGATCGTCCTGCTGTCACCATGGCTAGATGTAACCATGACCGATCCTATGCAGCCCGCTCTTGCACAGAAAGATCGCATATTGGGCATTGATGGTCTGCGCGCTGCCGGTGAATGGTGGGCGGGAGCCAATGGTTCTGTTGAAACTTCGCCCGTTAGTCCCTTGCACGGCAACCTGGAGAATCTTCCTCCGACGGCCGTATTTACCGGAACATTTGACCTGCTTTGGCCCGATGCGAGAAAGATGAAAGAAAAGGCGGAGGAAGCCGGGATTTACCTGGATTATTTCGAATTTCCGGCCATGCAGCATGTTTGGATGCTATTCCCCATTCCGGAAGGTAAGAAAGCCCGCCAACAGATCGCAGCTTTCATCAATGCTGACCTTGGGGCTAGAGCCTAG
- a CDS encoding alpha/beta hydrolase, translating into MISKRARFINFILRLLKVQQRLADYDTGMKFLARDRKHGPARPGRWFRKHSRVSEYSIDKHKVYEIEPKEGSGKNHIFYLHGGAYAFNIVFVHWAMIKKLIKATGASATVPLYPLAPEHDWSQSYPVVMQAYERAVAKYGAENITIMGDSAGGGYSLGLTQMLRDQGKPMPGNVILLSPWLDATVCDPMQPELEKHDVLLSIQGARTAGQFWAGEGKDAAVFPVSPLFADIDNLPPVAIFAGSHDLLYADALRLKEKADAQSLSLTFHIGEQMQHVWMLQPIREAKLAQAQILAFIQGEQA; encoded by the coding sequence GTGATTAGCAAACGCGCGCGCTTCATCAACTTCATTCTGCGTCTGCTGAAGGTTCAGCAACGTTTGGCAGACTATGACACCGGCATGAAGTTTCTGGCACGGGACCGGAAACACGGCCCGGCCCGCCCGGGACGATGGTTTAGAAAGCATAGTCGGGTTAGCGAGTATAGTATTGATAAGCATAAGGTTTACGAGATCGAACCAAAGGAAGGGTCAGGTAAAAACCATATCTTCTACCTGCACGGCGGAGCTTATGCCTTCAATATTGTGTTCGTCCATTGGGCTATGATCAAGAAGCTGATCAAGGCGACCGGGGCAAGCGCTACCGTTCCGCTCTATCCGCTCGCACCGGAGCATGACTGGTCGCAAAGCTACCCTGTTGTGATGCAGGCTTATGAGCGCGCGGTTGCCAAATATGGCGCCGAAAATATCACCATAATGGGCGACAGCGCGGGCGGGGGATATAGTCTCGGCCTGACGCAAATGCTGCGCGATCAGGGCAAGCCGATGCCGGGCAATGTCATCCTGCTGTCGCCCTGGCTTGATGCCACAGTCTGTGATCCGATGCAGCCGGAGCTGGAAAAGCATGATGTGTTGCTCTCCATCCAGGGCGCGCGGACGGCGGGTCAGTTTTGGGCAGGTGAGGGCAAGGATGCTGCCGTTTTTCCTGTCAGCCCGCTATTTGCAGACATTGACAACTTGCCACCCGTCGCCATTTTTGCCGGCAGCCATGACTTGCTCTATGCCGATGCTCTGCGGTTGAAGGAAAAGGCCGACGCGCAGAGCCTGTCCCTGACATTTCACATCGGAGAACAGATGCAACATGTCTGGATGCTACAACCCATCAGGGAAGCCAAGCTGGCCCAAGCGCAAATTTTGGCATTTATCCAAGGCGAGCAGGCCTAG
- a CDS encoding enoyl-CoA hydratase, with the protein MALVLLDKKDGIATITLNRPEAMNALSDALRGEFFDACEDVAADSNIRAVIVTGAGERAFTAGLDLKELGSSGLGAATDQKPASNPCRALEKLDIPVIGAINGVAITGGFELALACDVRIGSTNARFADTHARVGIIPGWGLSQKLSRFVGLSRACELSFTGQFLDAETACRWGLINHVHVPDELMPAARALAADMATIDPDFLKTYKKLIFDGYDRNFKDAMALEKQVTDAYNGDVSAEEVEERRLAVMERGRALKG; encoded by the coding sequence ATGGCCCTGGTCCTGCTCGACAAGAAAGACGGCATAGCGACCATCACGCTCAACCGCCCGGAAGCTATGAATGCCTTGTCGGATGCCCTGCGCGGCGAGTTTTTTGACGCGTGCGAAGATGTTGCAGCGGACAGCAATATCCGCGCCGTTATCGTAACTGGCGCCGGGGAACGCGCGTTTACAGCAGGCCTTGATCTTAAGGAACTGGGGTCATCCGGTCTTGGCGCTGCGACCGACCAGAAACCGGCCAGCAACCCCTGCCGAGCGCTGGAAAAGCTCGACATACCGGTCATTGGTGCGATTAATGGCGTCGCCATTACCGGCGGATTTGAACTGGCCCTGGCCTGTGATGTGCGGATCGGATCAACCAACGCCCGTTTTGCCGACACCCATGCGCGGGTTGGGATCATTCCCGGATGGGGCCTGTCGCAGAAGCTGTCTCGGTTTGTCGGTCTGTCCCGTGCCTGTGAATTGAGCTTCACGGGACAGTTTCTGGATGCCGAGACGGCTTGTCGCTGGGGCCTGATCAATCACGTCCATGTACCGGATGAACTCATGCCTGCTGCACGGGCACTGGCGGCTGATATGGCAACCATCGACCCGGATTTTCTCAAGACTTATAAAAAGCTCATATTCGACGGCTATGACCGCAATTTCAAAGACGCGATGGCTTTGGAAAAGCAGGTGACAGACGCTTATAATGGCGACGTCAGTGCCGAAGAAGTCGAAGAGCGACGGCTTGCGGTTATGGAGCGTGGGCGTGCTTTGAAGGGCTAG
- a CDS encoding SDR family NAD(P)-dependent oxidoreductase, translated as MDFADRIVWITGASSGIGEALAKAFAAQGAHIILSGRRVEALEAVAAGIETDTFLLPFETTDYDVLPTKVAEAQQWKGRVDILINNAGISQRSLALDTDPNVHHQIVNVDLLAPIWLTQLLLPHMINAGGGHVVGISSVAGRIGVPLRTAYCAAKHGLIGYMDALRAETEKRHNIHVTNILPGSIRTNVSRNALTKDGSKRDKSDAVIDNGMEPAECARQILEAVANKVPELIIAEGPELMLAQLRQSDPEKLFEMTAGLGAQIAEKYEAGDDD; from the coding sequence ATGGACTTTGCCGATCGGATTGTCTGGATCACAGGTGCCTCGTCTGGAATTGGCGAAGCCTTGGCCAAGGCTTTTGCGGCGCAGGGTGCGCATATCATCCTGTCTGGCCGCCGGGTTGAGGCTTTGGAAGCCGTTGCCGCAGGAATAGAAACAGATACATTTCTGTTGCCATTTGAGACCACCGACTATGACGTGCTGCCGACCAAGGTCGCGGAAGCGCAGCAGTGGAAGGGCCGCGTTGATATACTGATCAACAATGCCGGTATCAGCCAGCGCAGCCTGGCGCTTGATACCGATCCCAATGTTCATCATCAGATTGTGAATGTGGATCTGCTCGCACCGATATGGCTAACCCAGTTGCTGCTTCCCCATATGATCAACGCAGGTGGCGGTCATGTTGTCGGGATCAGTTCCGTCGCCGGACGGATAGGCGTGCCGCTGCGCACCGCTTATTGCGCTGCCAAGCATGGCCTGATCGGTTATATGGATGCGCTGCGCGCCGAGACCGAAAAGCGCCACAATATCCACGTCACCAACATATTGCCCGGTTCCATCCGGACCAATGTGTCGCGCAATGCGCTTACCAAAGATGGTTCCAAGCGAGATAAATCAGACGCCGTAATCGACAATGGCATGGAACCCGCCGAATGCGCACGGCAAATACTCGAAGCCGTTGCGAATAAGGTGCCGGAGCTGATCATTGCCGAAGGACCGGAATTGATGCTGGCGCAGCTGCGACAAAGCGATCCGGAAAAGCTGTTTGAAATGACCGCCGGGTTAGGCGCTCAAATTGCCGAGAAATATGAAGCCGGAGACGATGATTAA
- a CDS encoding DUF3297 family protein → MTDTPEQPEKEATAGNEAGTDTPPDRLAINPRSKFYGGDILTRGIGINFRGERKSNIEEYCVSEGWVKVQAGKTVDRKGNPLLIKLNGEVEAWFEDLGDAAPKIKKDA, encoded by the coding sequence ATGACCGATACCCCTGAACAGCCAGAGAAAGAAGCGACTGCAGGCAATGAAGCGGGAACGGACACACCGCCAGACCGCCTTGCGATTAATCCTCGGAGCAAATTCTATGGCGGGGATATTCTGACCCGCGGCATTGGCATCAATTTCCGCGGGGAGCGCAAGAGCAATATTGAGGAATATTGCGTTTCGGAAGGCTGGGTCAAAGTTCAGGCCGGCAAGACCGTTGACCGCAAAGGCAATCCCTTGCTCATCAAACTGAATGGAGAGGTTGAAGCCTGGTTTGAAGATCTGGGCGACGCCGCACCCAAGATCAAGAAAGACGCTTAG